In Saccharomonospora marina XMU15, one genomic interval encodes:
- a CDS encoding GNAT family N-acetyltransferase, protein MRTQRLLLRPLRQDDLPAVVDIQAAEETHPYERAPATPAQARERFAIWRQHWAAYGFGYVAVVEVDSATVVGIGGVQVRDLDGERVLNLYYRFLPAAWGKGYATEMARAVLEWTRRELPERAVVVITAVDNAPARRVADKLGLRQYHQDYYEGMPAVFYRLDGQPAAGDSRS, encoded by the coding sequence ATGCGCACCCAGCGGTTGTTGCTGCGACCGCTGCGCCAGGACGACCTGCCCGCCGTGGTCGACATCCAGGCCGCCGAGGAAACCCACCCTTACGAGCGAGCGCCCGCGACGCCCGCGCAGGCCAGGGAGCGGTTCGCGATCTGGCGGCAGCACTGGGCGGCGTACGGGTTCGGCTATGTCGCCGTGGTGGAGGTGGATTCCGCGACGGTCGTCGGCATTGGTGGGGTGCAGGTGCGCGACCTGGACGGCGAGCGCGTGCTGAACCTGTACTACCGCTTCCTGCCCGCCGCGTGGGGTAAGGGCTACGCCACGGAGATGGCACGTGCCGTGCTGGAGTGGACGCGGCGGGAACTGCCCGAGCGGGCCGTGGTCGTGATCACGGCGGTGGACAACGCGCCTGCCAGGCGGGTGGCCGACAAGCTCGGACTGCGCCAGTACCACCAGGACTACTACGAGGGCATGCCCGCCGTGTTCTACCGGCTCGACGGACAGCCCGCGGCAGGCGACTCGCGATCCTGA
- a CDS encoding ATP-dependent DNA helicase, whose amino-acid sequence MPADKSVRSAPPGVRELLAHAVKAVGGAERDGQVRMAEAVAEAIRTGEHLAVQAGTGTGKSLAYLVPAIRHAVERDSTVVVSTATIALQRQLVDRDLPRLADALAEPLGRAPTFAILKGRRNYLCLHRVHTGAPEEPEDTALFDAFTVSRIGREVKRLHEWSSDTETGDRDELVPGVSERAWRQVSVTAKECLGVARCPVGTDCFAERARAEAGRADVVVTNHALLAINALQEHQVLPEHEVTIVDEAHELVDRVTSAATAELTPAMLSTAARRCGRLIDAAVADRLLECADGLSLVLDDLPPGRIDRLPTAVGGAVAAARDAARACLTALGPDHKEDVEGATARKLTRSLLDEVHDTAVRLLESFEDEQADRFDVVWRSGDSFSASPRPPALHVAPLTVAGLLRDRVFASSTTVLTSATLALGGSFDTLARQWGLPPSPARATEVAGTATGKTPPSDDSGPTWTGLDVGSPFDYRRNGILYVAKQLPAPGRDGLGAATLDELAELIDAAGGRTLGLFSSMRAAKQAAEALRDRVRYPILCQGEDATALLVGKFADDVRTCLFGTLSLWQGVDVPGPSLQLVVVDRLPFPRPDDPVSSARQRAVDARGGNGFLTVAATHAALLLAQGAGRLHRSGTDRGVVAVLDPRLATARYGGFLRASLPPLWPTHDPRVVRDALRRLDAAAPD is encoded by the coding sequence GTGCCAGCAGACAAATCCGTCCGCTCCGCACCGCCTGGGGTTCGCGAGCTGCTCGCCCACGCCGTGAAAGCCGTGGGTGGCGCCGAGCGCGACGGCCAGGTGCGCATGGCGGAGGCCGTCGCGGAGGCCATCCGCACCGGCGAACACCTCGCCGTGCAGGCGGGCACGGGAACGGGCAAGTCGCTGGCCTACCTGGTGCCCGCCATCAGGCACGCGGTGGAACGCGACTCCACCGTCGTGGTTTCCACTGCCACGATCGCGCTGCAGCGCCAACTCGTGGACCGCGACCTGCCCCGCCTCGCCGACGCGCTGGCCGAGCCGCTCGGCCGCGCGCCGACCTTCGCGATCCTCAAGGGCAGGCGCAACTACCTGTGCCTGCACCGGGTTCACACCGGCGCTCCGGAGGAGCCGGAGGACACCGCCCTGTTCGACGCCTTCACCGTCTCCAGGATCGGCAGGGAGGTGAAGCGGCTGCACGAGTGGTCGTCCGACACCGAAACCGGTGACCGGGACGAACTCGTGCCCGGCGTGTCCGAGCGGGCGTGGCGGCAGGTGTCGGTCACGGCGAAGGAATGCCTCGGCGTCGCCCGCTGCCCGGTGGGCACGGACTGCTTCGCCGAACGCGCCCGTGCCGAAGCGGGCCGCGCCGATGTGGTGGTGACCAACCACGCTCTGCTCGCAATCAACGCACTGCAGGAACACCAGGTGCTTCCCGAGCACGAGGTGACGATCGTCGACGAGGCACACGAACTCGTCGACAGGGTGACCTCGGCGGCCACGGCCGAACTGACCCCCGCGATGCTGTCCACCGCCGCGCGGCGCTGCGGCAGGCTGATCGACGCCGCCGTCGCCGACCGGTTGCTGGAGTGCGCCGACGGGCTGTCCCTCGTGCTGGACGACCTGCCACCAGGCCGGATCGACCGGCTGCCCACCGCCGTAGGCGGCGCGGTGGCCGCCGCCCGCGACGCGGCGCGGGCGTGCCTCACCGCGCTCGGTCCCGACCACAAGGAGGACGTCGAGGGCGCCACAGCCCGCAAGCTCACCCGCTCGCTGCTCGACGAGGTGCACGACACGGCCGTGCGGCTGCTGGAGTCGTTCGAGGACGAACAGGCCGACCGCTTCGACGTGGTATGGCGCTCAGGTGATTCGTTCTCGGCCTCACCGCGGCCGCCCGCACTGCACGTCGCTCCGCTGACCGTGGCGGGGCTGCTGCGCGACCGGGTGTTCGCCAGCAGTACCACCGTGCTCACCTCGGCCACGCTGGCGCTCGGCGGTAGTTTCGACACCCTGGCCCGGCAGTGGGGGCTGCCGCCGTCTCCAGCGCGCGCGACCGAAGTCGCGGGCACGGCCACCGGCAAGACGCCACCCAGCGACGATTCCGGTCCCACCTGGACCGGCCTTGACGTGGGTTCGCCGTTCGACTACCGGCGCAACGGCATCCTCTACGTCGCCAAGCAGCTACCCGCGCCGGGCCGGGACGGGCTCGGCGCCGCGACCCTGGACGAACTGGCCGAACTGATCGACGCGGCAGGCGGGCGCACGCTGGGACTGTTCTCCTCCATGCGGGCCGCCAAACAGGCGGCCGAGGCGCTGCGCGACCGTGTGCGGTACCCCATCCTGTGCCAGGGCGAGGACGCCACGGCGCTACTGGTCGGCAAGTTCGCCGACGACGTGCGCACCTGCCTGTTCGGCACGCTTTCGCTGTGGCAGGGGGTGGACGTGCCCGGGCCGTCGCTTCAGTTGGTCGTGGTCGACCGGCTGCCGTTCCCGCGCCCTGACGACCCGGTGTCGTCGGCGCGGCAGCGAGCGGTGGACGCGCGCGGCGGCAACGGGTTCCTCACCGTGGCCGCGACGCACGCGGCGCTGCTGCTCGCGCAGGGTGCGGGGCGGCTGCACCGCAGCGGCACCGACAGGGGTGTGGTGGCCGTGCTCGACCCCAGGCTGGCCACCGCCCGCTACGGGGGTTTCCTGCGCGCGTCGCTGCCGCCGCTGTGGCCCACCCACGACCCGCGAGTCGTTCGCGACGCGCTGCGCAGACTCGACGCCGCCGCCCCGGACTGA
- a CDS encoding peptidyl-tRNA hydrolase, with protein sequence MTSVLAPLAARYAWWLRLPAEQTAVPEAAEQVRAMPVVLRMEKSEPPSRTPLLEAAATAALAVCLDERSREGGEWHDAVHSWISGHIRKVARRARGAHWRAVQELPGITVDVAGAQARALLPCRVSDLPREVSRLQVSGSDLPQDEPGPPPADVPLLLLNPEVTMTVGKAAAQVGHGTMLLAALLGEAESKRWQEWGYRCAVRVATVAEWAAWRPRDPERGWLEQRVVAVRDAGFTEIAPGTITVLAHWRAAETAAHSR encoded by the coding sequence GTGACGTCGGTGCTCGCGCCGCTGGCGGCACGGTACGCGTGGTGGCTTCGCCTTCCCGCCGAGCAGACCGCGGTGCCCGAGGCTGCCGAACAGGTGCGGGCGATGCCGGTGGTGTTGCGGATGGAGAAGTCCGAACCGCCGTCGCGGACCCCGCTGCTGGAGGCCGCGGCTACGGCCGCGCTGGCGGTCTGCCTCGACGAGCGCTCGCGCGAGGGTGGTGAGTGGCACGATGCGGTGCACAGCTGGATTTCCGGCCACATTCGCAAGGTCGCGCGGCGGGCGCGGGGAGCGCACTGGCGGGCGGTGCAGGAACTGCCGGGCATCACCGTCGACGTGGCGGGCGCGCAGGCGCGCGCCCTGTTGCCGTGCCGGGTGAGCGACCTGCCGAGGGAGGTCTCGCGGTTGCAGGTTTCCGGTAGTGACCTGCCGCAGGACGAGCCGGGACCGCCACCGGCGGATGTGCCGCTGCTGCTGCTCAATCCCGAGGTCACGATGACCGTCGGCAAGGCCGCGGCCCAGGTCGGTCACGGCACGATGCTGCTGGCGGCGCTGCTCGGCGAGGCCGAGTCGAAGCGGTGGCAGGAGTGGGGATACCGGTGCGCGGTGCGCGTGGCCACGGTCGCCGAGTGGGCGGCCTGGCGTCCCCGCGATCCCGAGCGAGGCTGGCTGGAACAGCGGGTGGTGGCCGTGCGGGATGCCGGATTCACCGAGATCGCGCCCGGCACGATCACCGTGCTGGCCCACTGGCGAGCCGCCGAGACGGCCGCTCACAGCCGCTGA
- the serB gene encoding phosphoserine phosphatase SerB: protein MNSTPVLITTTGPDKPGVSSVLFAALARQGVEVLDIEQVVIRGQLVLGVLVAVDDDAEALQEAVEQAMAAVSMNVDVRIGEAIGTDPFAPGRRGSTHVLVLLGRPVTARAFTEVARRLAAAGANIDSIRSVADYPVTGLEVHVSVAHDTDEADAELRSILADVPSRGGLDVSIERSGLARRAKRLVVFDVDSTLIQGEVIEMLAAYVGVEQQVCDITEAAMRGELNFTESLRRRVALLEGLPETVLDEVADAIELTPGARTTVRTLKRLGFRCGVVSGGFTRIIDRLVSDLGLDFAVANDLEVVDGKLTGRVVGEIVDRPGKAAALRRFASGYGIPIEQCVAVGDGANDIDMLSAAGMGIAFNAKPALREVADAALSYPYLDAVLFLLGVTRAEVEAADAADGMPLLRP, encoded by the coding sequence GTGAACTCGACGCCCGTCCTGATCACCACGACCGGGCCGGACAAGCCCGGAGTGTCCTCGGTGCTGTTCGCGGCACTGGCCCGGCAGGGCGTCGAGGTGCTGGACATCGAGCAAGTGGTCATCCGGGGCCAGTTGGTGCTCGGTGTGCTGGTTGCCGTGGACGATGATGCCGAGGCGCTGCAGGAAGCGGTCGAGCAGGCCATGGCCGCGGTGTCGATGAACGTCGACGTGCGCATCGGTGAGGCCATCGGCACCGACCCGTTCGCGCCGGGGCGTCGAGGTTCCACCCACGTGTTGGTGCTGCTCGGCAGGCCGGTGACGGCTCGGGCGTTCACCGAGGTCGCCCGCAGGCTGGCCGCGGCGGGCGCCAACATCGACTCCATCCGCAGTGTGGCCGACTATCCGGTGACCGGGCTCGAGGTCCACGTGTCGGTGGCGCACGACACCGACGAGGCCGACGCCGAACTGCGTTCGATACTCGCCGACGTGCCCTCCCGCGGCGGGCTCGACGTGTCGATCGAGCGTTCCGGCCTTGCCCGCAGGGCGAAGCGGCTCGTCGTGTTCGATGTGGACTCCACTCTCATCCAGGGCGAGGTCATCGAGATGCTGGCCGCCTACGTCGGCGTGGAGCAGCAGGTGTGCGACATCACCGAGGCGGCCATGCGCGGTGAGTTGAACTTCACGGAGTCGCTGCGGCGAAGGGTCGCGCTGCTGGAAGGGCTTCCGGAGACGGTGCTGGACGAGGTCGCAGACGCGATCGAGCTGACTCCGGGCGCGAGGACGACGGTGCGGACGCTGAAACGACTCGGCTTCCGTTGCGGTGTGGTGTCGGGTGGATTCACCCGCATCATCGACCGGCTGGTGAGCGACCTCGGGCTGGACTTCGCCGTCGCCAACGACCTCGAGGTCGTCGACGGCAAGCTCACCGGCAGGGTCGTCGGAGAGATCGTCGACAGACCGGGGAAGGCCGCCGCGTTGCGGCGATTCGCGAGCGGCTACGGAATCCCCATCGAGCAGTGCGTGGCGGTCGGTGACGGAGCCAACGACATCGACATGCTCTCCGCCGCCGGGATGGGCATCGCGTTCAACGCCAAGCCCGCGCTGCGGGAAGTGGCCGATGCCGCACTGTCCTACCCCTACCTCGACGCTGTGCTGTTCCTGCTCGGTGTCACGCGTGCCGAGGTGGAAGCGGCGGACGCGGCCGACGGCATGCCACTGCTGCGGCCGTGA
- a CDS encoding alpha/beta fold hydrolase, which translates to MPELPLVLLHAYPLDARMWNPLRESLAARTRLITPDQRGLGRTPLPPTNREPSLDDAAADVVAMLDKLGLDRVVLGGCSMGGYVTMAVLRRAPERVGALVFIDTRAAADTQQARAERLAVADRAESEGIEGWLADDMLPKLLSEHARSTRPELVATVRELIESQQPSGVAWALRAMAARPDSTEALRDVDVPALVIVGEQDSLTPPALAGDLADALPRARLVVIPGAGHLTPLETPQQVGDAVLDWLE; encoded by the coding sequence ATGCCCGAACTCCCGCTGGTGCTACTGCACGCCTACCCGTTGGACGCGCGGATGTGGAACCCGCTACGCGAGTCGCTGGCTGCGCGAACCCGGCTCATCACCCCGGATCAGCGTGGCCTCGGCCGAACGCCGCTGCCGCCGACCAACCGCGAGCCCAGCCTCGATGACGCGGCCGCCGACGTCGTCGCGATGCTGGACAAACTCGGCCTGGACAGGGTCGTGCTCGGCGGCTGCTCCATGGGTGGCTACGTGACGATGGCGGTACTGCGTCGGGCACCGGAACGGGTCGGCGCCCTGGTGTTCATCGACACCAGGGCGGCTGCCGACACCCAGCAGGCGAGAGCCGAGCGGCTCGCCGTGGCCGACCGCGCCGAGTCCGAGGGCATCGAGGGCTGGCTCGCCGACGACATGCTGCCGAAGCTGCTCAGCGAACACGCCAGATCGACCCGCCCCGAACTGGTGGCGACCGTTCGCGAACTGATCGAAAGCCAGCAGCCCTCCGGTGTGGCGTGGGCGCTGCGTGCGATGGCCGCGCGACCCGACTCCACCGAGGCGTTGCGCGACGTCGACGTCCCCGCGTTGGTGATCGTGGGGGAGCAGGACTCGCTGACCCCGCCCGCACTCGCCGGTGACCTGGCTGATGCGCTGCCACGGGCACGACTCGTCGTCATCCCGGGTGCGGGCCACCTCACTCCGCTGGAGACGCCGCAGCAGGTCGGCGATGCCGTCCTCGACTGGCTCGAATGA
- a CDS encoding FmdB family zinc ribbon protein translates to MPTYAYRCRECTESFELNRPMSESGAPAKCPEGHEDTVRLLTTVALTGSASAQPPSGGCCGGACGCG, encoded by the coding sequence ATGCCGACCTATGCCTACCGCTGCCGGGAGTGCACCGAGTCCTTCGAACTGAACCGGCCGATGAGCGAGTCGGGCGCTCCCGCGAAGTGCCCGGAAGGGCACGAGGACACCGTCAGACTGCTCACCACCGTGGCGCTCACCGGTTCGGCAAGCGCGCAGCCGCCCTCCGGTGGCTGCTGCGGAGGGGCGTGCGGCTGCGGCTGA
- a CDS encoding alkaline phosphatase family protein gives MELPPIDRATPHLAEVVPSLLASLGVADFENTLQLPDADSACVLLIDGLGLELLTEHATDAPVLSGLRKRPLRAGYPATTVAGLAAIGTGAQSGQHGMVGYTFELPEVGVLNSLRWRLHPRGADLSDTLPAQRVQPLPTTFARASAAGLDVSVVSSGQFEGTPLTRAVLNGGDFVGVHALGDLASAVVTALGRPGAFCYGYHSEVDLLGHLHGPGSLPWRMQLRQVDRLVESIVEDLPSGALLAVVADHGMVRLDDTVVDADTEPALRAGVRALAGEVRARHVYTQDRAASDVLAAWRETLGSRAWVVRREQAVEEGWFGDTVADDVLPRIGDIVVAARGRSGVVRRGAEPTESALLGQHGSFTAAEQLVPLVLAHN, from the coding sequence GTGGAGCTACCACCGATCGACCGCGCGACACCACACCTGGCCGAGGTGGTGCCCTCGCTGCTGGCGAGCCTCGGTGTCGCCGATTTCGAGAACACGCTGCAACTGCCCGACGCCGACAGTGCCTGCGTGCTGCTGATCGACGGGCTCGGCCTCGAACTGCTCACCGAGCACGCCACCGACGCCCCCGTGCTCAGCGGCCTGCGCAAGCGGCCGCTGCGGGCGGGCTACCCGGCGACCACGGTCGCCGGACTCGCGGCCATCGGCACCGGCGCGCAGTCAGGACAGCACGGGATGGTCGGCTACACCTTCGAATTGCCCGAGGTGGGGGTGCTGAACTCGCTGCGGTGGCGGTTGCACCCGAGAGGGGCGGACCTCAGCGACACGCTCCCCGCGCAGCGGGTGCAGCCGTTGCCCACGACGTTCGCCCGTGCCAGCGCCGCGGGGCTGGACGTCAGCGTGGTGTCGTCGGGCCAGTTCGAGGGCACACCGCTGACCCGGGCCGTGCTCAACGGTGGCGACTTCGTCGGCGTGCATGCGCTGGGAGACCTGGCCTCTGCCGTCGTCACCGCGCTGGGCAGGCCAGGGGCGTTCTGCTACGGCTACCACAGCGAGGTCGACCTGCTGGGACACCTGCACGGTCCCGGTTCGCTGCCGTGGCGCATGCAGTTGCGTCAGGTGGACCGGCTGGTGGAGTCGATCGTGGAGGACCTGCCCTCGGGTGCGCTGCTGGCCGTGGTCGCCGATCATGGCATGGTGCGGCTCGACGACACGGTGGTGGACGCCGACACCGAACCCGCCCTTCGAGCCGGTGTGCGGGCACTGGCCGGTGAGGTCAGGGCCAGGCACGTGTACACCCAGGACAGGGCGGCATCCGACGTTCTCGCCGCGTGGCGGGAGACACTGGGTTCGCGGGCCTGGGTGGTGCGGCGGGAACAGGCCGTCGAGGAAGGCTGGTTCGGCGACACCGTGGCCGACGACGTGCTGCCCCGGATCGGTGACATCGTCGTTGCGGCACGCGGACGGTCGGGGGTGGTGCGGCGAGGCGCCGAGCCGACGGAGTCAGCACTGCTGGGCCAGCACGGCTCGTTCACGGCGGCCGAGCAATTGGTGCCGCTCGTCCTCGCCCACAACTGA
- the ctaD gene encoding aa3-type cytochrome oxidase subunit I, translated as MTAVAPQPIATRPYPTRESAKGSYLLRLFRTTDHKQIGIMYLVTSFAFFMVGGAMAMLIRTELAQPGQQFLSQEQYNQLFTMHGTVMLLLYATPIVFGFANFILPLQIGSPDVAFPRLNAFSYWLYLFGGLIVMAGFLTPGGAADFGWFAYTPLSSAIYSPGAGADLWLSGLVVGGLGTILGAVNMITTVVCLRAPGMTMWRMPIFTWNILVTSILVLLAFPILTAALLGLIADRHLGAHVFDPANGGVILWQHLFWFFGHPEVYIVALPFFGIVSEIFPVFSRKPLFGYKGLVWATLGIAALSLAVWAHHMYATGAVLLPFFAFMTFLVAVPTGVKFFNWIGTMWKGQLSFESPMLFSLGFLVTFLFGGLTGVLLAAPALDFHVSDSYFVVAHFHYVLYGTIVFATFAGIYFWFPKITGRMLDEPLGKLHFWTTFIGFHLTFLVQHWLGNEGMPRRYADYLASDGFTTLNTVSTIGAYILGASTLPFIWNIFKSYRYGEIVTVDDPWGYGNSLEWATSCPPPRHNFTELPRIRSERPAFELHYPHMVERIRGEGHITFTGKTLAHGDAKDAPSQVLTKAVVPGRHDEDNASER; from the coding sequence GTGACGGCCGTAGCCCCACAGCCGATCGCGACGCGTCCATACCCGACGCGGGAGTCGGCTAAGGGTTCGTACCTGCTGCGGTTGTTCCGCACGACGGACCACAAGCAGATCGGCATCATGTACCTCGTCACCTCGTTCGCCTTCTTCATGGTCGGCGGCGCGATGGCGATGCTGATCCGAACCGAGCTTGCCCAGCCAGGGCAGCAGTTCTTGTCCCAGGAGCAGTACAACCAGCTGTTCACCATGCACGGCACGGTGATGCTGCTGCTGTACGCGACCCCGATCGTGTTCGGTTTCGCCAACTTCATCCTGCCGCTGCAGATCGGCTCGCCGGACGTGGCGTTCCCGAGGCTGAACGCGTTCTCCTACTGGCTGTACCTGTTCGGCGGACTCATCGTGATGGCGGGCTTTTTGACGCCGGGCGGTGCAGCCGACTTCGGCTGGTTCGCCTACACCCCGCTGTCCAGCGCGATCTACTCGCCCGGCGCGGGCGCAGACCTGTGGCTCTCCGGCCTCGTGGTCGGTGGTCTCGGCACCATCCTCGGTGCCGTCAACATGATCACCACGGTGGTGTGCCTGCGCGCGCCCGGCATGACGATGTGGCGGATGCCGATCTTCACCTGGAACATCCTGGTGACCAGCATCCTGGTGCTGCTGGCGTTCCCCATCCTCACCGCGGCGCTGCTGGGGTTGATCGCCGACCGGCACCTCGGTGCGCACGTGTTCGACCCCGCCAACGGCGGCGTGATCCTGTGGCAGCACCTGTTCTGGTTCTTCGGCCACCCCGAGGTCTACATCGTGGCGCTGCCGTTCTTCGGCATAGTGTCGGAGATCTTCCCGGTGTTCAGCCGCAAGCCGCTGTTCGGCTACAAGGGTCTGGTCTGGGCGACGCTGGGTATCGCGGCGCTGTCGCTGGCGGTGTGGGCGCACCACATGTACGCCACGGGCGCGGTGCTGCTGCCGTTCTTCGCCTTCATGACCTTCCTCGTCGCGGTGCCCACCGGTGTGAAGTTCTTCAACTGGATCGGCACCATGTGGAAGGGGCAGTTGAGCTTCGAGTCGCCGATGCTGTTCTCGCTCGGCTTCCTCGTAACCTTCCTCTTCGGCGGTCTGACCGGTGTGCTGCTGGCCGCGCCCGCACTGGACTTCCACGTGTCGGACAGCTACTTCGTGGTGGCGCACTTCCACTACGTGCTGTACGGCACCATCGTGTTCGCCACCTTCGCGGGCATCTACTTCTGGTTCCCGAAGATCACCGGCCGGATGCTCGACGAGCCGCTCGGCAAGCTGCACTTCTGGACCACGTTCATCGGCTTCCACCTGACGTTCCTCGTGCAGCACTGGCTGGGCAACGAGGGCATGCCGCGTCGTTACGCCGACTACCTCGCCAGCGACGGCTTCACCACGCTGAACACGGTGTCCACCATCGGTGCCTACATCCTCGGCGCCTCGACACTGCCGTTCATCTGGAACATCTTCAAGAGCTACCGCTACGGCGAGATCGTGACCGTGGACGACCCGTGGGGCTACGGAAACTCGCTGGAGTGGGCCACCAGTTGCCCGCCGCCGAGGCACAACTTCACCGAGTTGCCGCGCATCCGCTCGGAGCGTCCCGCGTTCGAACTGCACTACCCGCACATGGTGGAGCGGATCCGCGGCGAGGGCCACATCACCTTCACCGGGAAGACGCTCGCCCACGGCGACGCGAAGGACGCGCCGTCGCAGGTACTCACCAAGGCCGTCGTTCCCGGCCGGCACGACGAGGACAACGCGAGCGAACGGTGA
- a CDS encoding glycerophosphodiester phosphodiesterase: MRRFPAALLAALLAAGAAAGPALPGLATAEPGGAEGPVGVVVDESFDGETLPQGWNPVAGSWRVYDGRLTTTEPSALSRITFGSRLRDFRVEATVSFESVNNASRWAGIVLDIDPSGSAPWSQAIMRSRSTASNGIEFAVRTANNTWNVTDTASAPHDAGTGRDIRMSVEVHGSNATWTFDGEPVLTTNRLPRTDTGVLGIVADGARISVDDVRVTELPPPPITRPDGALPVTIAHRGYSAVAPENTLAAVTAGIRAGAEYVEIDAHTTADGVPVVLHDSTVDRTTNGSGAVSALTAEYVTGLDAGSWFSPAYAGQRVPTLGQVLDLVRNTGSTLLLEVKAPRTSAQTEAIVSEVLRRGMAEQVLLQSFDVRVLRDTRELAPRIRLGLLRGGLDADPVATAKELGVVSYNPSADALLARPEVVERLNDAGIAVMPYTVDDAARWSRLAELGVDGIITNRAGEHSGWRRAARAEPAAAPTVAITAPGEGARLHRYERLTPAVSARDADEVTVTLDGEPIDPGATLDPRELAAGVHKLSAVATGPGGTAETSTFFEVVVDVTGVRVLVAEADIATHDVATILRHLDAGRWRLAEHAVRAAAFPPERQALLLADLRMLRGA; this comes from the coding sequence ATGAGACGCTTCCCCGCTGCCCTGCTCGCCGCCCTGCTCGCTGCCGGTGCCGCCGCAGGGCCCGCGCTCCCCGGTCTCGCGACGGCCGAGCCCGGTGGTGCCGAAGGACCCGTCGGTGTGGTCGTGGACGAGTCCTTCGACGGCGAGACGCTGCCGCAGGGCTGGAACCCGGTAGCGGGATCGTGGCGGGTGTACGACGGTCGACTCACCACAACCGAACCGAGTGCGCTGTCCCGCATCACCTTCGGCTCCCGGTTACGGGACTTCCGCGTCGAGGCGACGGTTAGCTTCGAGAGTGTGAACAACGCCAGCCGCTGGGCGGGCATCGTGCTCGACATCGACCCTTCGGGTTCGGCGCCGTGGAGCCAGGCGATCATGCGTTCGCGGTCGACGGCGAGCAACGGCATCGAGTTCGCCGTACGAACGGCCAACAACACCTGGAACGTCACCGACACCGCTTCCGCACCGCACGACGCGGGCACGGGCCGCGACATCCGCATGTCCGTCGAGGTACACGGCAGCAACGCGACCTGGACCTTCGACGGCGAGCCGGTACTCACCACCAACCGGCTGCCCCGCACCGACACCGGGGTGCTCGGCATCGTGGCCGACGGCGCCAGGATCAGCGTGGACGACGTGCGGGTAACCGAATTGCCACCGCCGCCCATCACCAGGCCTGACGGGGCACTGCCGGTGACGATCGCCCACCGCGGCTACTCGGCCGTGGCGCCGGAGAACACGCTCGCCGCCGTCACTGCCGGAATCCGCGCGGGCGCCGAATACGTCGAGATCGACGCGCACACCACCGCCGACGGCGTGCCGGTGGTGCTGCACGACTCGACGGTCGACCGCACCACGAACGGCTCCGGCGCGGTGTCCGCGCTGACCGCCGAGTACGTCACAGGGCTCGACGCGGGCTCGTGGTTCTCACCCGCCTACGCGGGCCAGCGGGTGCCCACCCTCGGTCAGGTACTCGACTTGGTGCGAAACACCGGCTCCACGCTGCTGCTCGAGGTCAAGGCACCGCGCACGAGCGCGCAGACCGAGGCCATCGTGTCCGAGGTGCTGCGACGCGGCATGGCAGAGCAGGTGCTGTTGCAGAGCTTCGACGTGCGGGTGCTGCGAGACACGCGGGAGCTGGCACCGCGAATCCGGCTCGGGCTGCTGCGTGGCGGCCTGGACGCCGACCCGGTAGCCACGGCAAAGGAGCTGGGCGTGGTGTCCTACAACCCCTCGGCCGACGCGCTGCTGGCACGTCCGGAGGTGGTCGAGCGACTCAACGACGCCGGGATCGCGGTCATGCCCTACACGGTCGACGACGCCGCGCGCTGGTCGCGGCTGGCCGAACTCGGCGTCGACGGCATCATCACCAACAGGGCGGGGGAGCACTCCGGTTGGCGGCGGGCAGCCCGCGCCGAACCCGCGGCCGCGCCGACCGTCGCGATCACCGCCCCCGGCGAAGGGGCGCGGCTGCACCGGTACGAGCGGCTGACGCCTGCTGTCAGCGCCAGGGACGCCGACGAGGTGACGGTGACACTCGACGGCGAGCCCATCGACCCCGGGGCCACGCTCGACCCGCGAGAGCTCGCCGCCGGGGTACACAAGCTGTCCGCCGTGGCGACCGGGCCGGGCGGCACGGCCGAGACGAGCACGTTTTTCGAGGTGGTTGTGGACGTCACCGGCGTCAGGGTGCTCGTCGCCGAAGCCGACATCGCCACCCACGACGTCGCGACCATCCTGCGCCATCTCGACGCGGGCAGGTGGCGGCTCGCCGAGCACGCGGTTCGCGCCGCGGCGTTCCCGCCCGAACGGCAAGCGCTGCTGCTGGCAGACCTGCGCATGCTGCGCGGCGCCTGA